A single Fusobacterium hominis DNA region contains:
- a CDS encoding Maf family protein, whose protein sequence is MILASKSPRRKEILGNVGFKLKIVSADVDEISNKTDNIEKIMDIAYKKTVAVANNYEEHFVVGADTIVELDGEIIGKPRDEEDAKSILQRLSGKSHRVITGYCLINKEKNILIKDYGVTTVFFKKLDKSMIEWYIESKQPMDKAGAYGIQDKGSVFIEKIDGDFFTVMGFPIAKFIETLKKIGIELNEIDRI, encoded by the coding sequence ATGATACTAGCCTCTAAATCTCCTAGAAGAAAAGAGATATTGGGAAATGTAGGTTTTAAACTTAAAATTGTTAGTGCTGATGTAGATGAAATAAGCAATAAGACTGATAATATAGAAAAAATAATGGATATAGCCTATAAAAAGACAGTAGCAGTTGCAAATAATTATGAAGAGCATTTTGTAGTTGGAGCTGATACAATAGTTGAATTAGATGGGGAAATTATAGGAAAACCTAGAGATGAAGAAGATGCTAAAAGTATATTGCAAAGATTATCAGGAAAAAGTCATAGAGTTATTACTGGATATTGTCTTATAAATAAAGAAAAAAATATATTAATTAAAGATTATGGGGTAACTACAGTTTTTTTTAAGAAATTAGATAAAAGTATGATAGAATGGTATATAGAGAGTAAACAACCTATGGATAAAGCAGGAGCTTATGGAATACAGGATAAAGGGTCTGTTTTTATAGAGAAAATAGATGGTGACTTTTTTACTGTTATGGGATTTCCAATAGCAAAATTCATAGAAACATTGAAAAAAATAGGAATAGAGTTAAATGAAATTGACAGAATATAA
- a CDS encoding DEAD/DEAH box helicase — protein MENSLIESLRTSAINSSYESKIEFQQKLLSNKQEKMITILRKELEKCDEFIISVAFITESGLTLILEQLRELEIKGVKGKIMTGDYLNFTQPKALKRLLKFKNIELKLLSNEKFHAKGYFFKRDKMWSIYIGSSNLTQTALTTNFEWNLKVNSLEDGKIAKNVIGEFDSIFNSIKNIDLIILEQYEEVYKLNRDFIKKQKTQLQINEVIVPNQMQKNALEKLEKLRKNEDRGLLISATGTGKTYISAFDVKNANPKKILFIAHRKLILQKAIESYQKIIPEKEMALYEKNPDADYVFAMVQTLSKDENLKQYAKDRFDYIVVDEVHHSGAKSYQNIIDYFKPKFLLGMTATPERTDNFNIYDIFNHNIAYEIRLYDALAENLLTPFHYFGISDIEIDGEVINEKTSINNLSADVRVDYIIEKSKFYGYSGDKLHGLIFVSRKDEAKNIAQKLSERGINSKALVGEHSDKEREHVVRQLQNGEISYIVTVDIFNEGIDIPCVNQIILLRPTQSSIVYIQQLGRGLRKYKDKDYVVVLDFIGNYEKNFLIPVAVSQDNTYDKDYLKRFIIHGTEIIPGESTITFERIAKERIFENINRSVFSNRKNIEKDFKILEMQLGRVPMLYDFFEKNMIDPSVILKYKKTYDEILNTLKPSHNLGTLSSIEQNYLKFLSSFFTPAKRIHEMEIINYLIRNKFVDLEQITEYIEDKYKLKDQTLNTKNALDHLVKQIFTSLSTIKEFLPIIENNIGIYKLSTMFKDSYEKNKYFKLLIDDLINYNLSYCLKHYFNSDEICIVKYREYTKQEAFWCLNLDYNNGYQVSGYTVFEEERKVVLFVTLKDGAYDNKFFDNKTFTWYSKNNRCLKRSGKLTIEGKIAENFYKLEVFVKKELSENFYYLGQVKEVVEFKETLSNKGNKLVEYKLKLENEIEDSLYEYLIG, from the coding sequence AGTTTAATAGAAAGCTTGAGAACAAGTGCAATAAATAGTAGCTATGAATCAAAGATTGAATTTCAACAAAAGCTTCTATCAAATAAACAAGAGAAAATGATAACAATTCTTAGAAAAGAGTTAGAAAAGTGTGATGAATTTATAATTTCAGTGGCTTTTATTACAGAAAGTGGATTAACTTTAATTTTAGAGCAACTAAGAGAGTTAGAAATAAAAGGTGTAAAAGGAAAAATAATGACGGGAGATTATTTGAATTTTACTCAGCCTAAAGCCTTAAAAAGACTTTTAAAATTTAAAAATATTGAACTAAAACTTCTTTCAAATGAAAAATTTCATGCGAAAGGATATTTTTTTAAAAGAGATAAAATGTGGAGTATATACATAGGAAGTTCTAATTTAACTCAAACAGCTTTAACCACAAATTTTGAATGGAATTTAAAAGTAAATTCTTTAGAAGATGGAAAAATAGCTAAAAATGTTATTGGCGAATTTGACTCGATATTTAATAGTATTAAAAATATAGATTTAATTATTTTAGAACAATATGAAGAAGTTTATAAGTTAAATAGAGACTTTATAAAAAAGCAAAAAACTCAATTGCAAATTAATGAGGTTATTGTTCCAAATCAAATGCAGAAAAATGCATTGGAAAAATTAGAAAAATTAAGGAAAAATGAGGATAGAGGATTACTTATAAGTGCCACAGGAACTGGAAAAACATATATAAGTGCATTTGATGTGAAAAATGCAAATCCTAAGAAAATTCTATTTATAGCTCATAGAAAATTGATTTTGCAAAAGGCTATAGAAAGTTATCAAAAAATAATACCTGAAAAAGAGATGGCATTATATGAAAAAAATCCAGATGCTGACTATGTTTTTGCAATGGTACAAACATTGAGTAAAGATGAAAATTTAAAACAATATGCAAAGGATAGATTTGATTATATTGTTGTGGATGAGGTTCATCACAGTGGAGCTAAAAGTTATCAAAATATAATTGACTATTTCAAACCAAAATTTTTACTTGGAATGACGGCAACTCCAGAGAGAACTGATAATTTTAATATCTATGATATTTTTAATCATAATATAGCATATGAAATTAGGCTTTACGATGCATTAGCTGAAAATCTTTTAACACCGTTTCATTATTTCGGAATATCAGACATTGAAATAGATGGTGAGGTTATAAATGAAAAAACATCGATAAATAATTTGTCGGCTGATGTACGTGTGGATTATATTATTGAAAAAAGTAAATTTTATGGGTATAGTGGAGATAAATTACATGGACTTATATTTGTTTCTAGAAAAGATGAAGCAAAAAACATAGCACAAAAGTTAAGTGAACGTGGAATAAACTCTAAAGCTTTAGTAGGAGAACATAGTGATAAAGAAAGAGAACATGTAGTTAGGCAATTACAGAATGGTGAAATTAGCTATATAGTAACAGTAGATATTTTCAATGAAGGAATAGACATCCCTTGTGTAAATCAAATTATTTTACTTAGACCTACTCAATCTTCTATAGTTTATATTCAACAATTAGGAAGAGGACTTAGAAAATATAAAGATAAAGATTATGTTGTGGTTTTAGATTTTATTGGAAACTATGAGAAGAACTTTTTAATCCCTGTAGCTGTATCACAGGATAATACTTATGATAAAGATTATTTAAAAAGATTTATTATACATGGGACAGAAATAATACCTGGAGAAAGTACAATTACTTTTGAAAGAATAGCTAAAGAACGTATATTTGAAAATATTAATAGAAGTGTTTTTTCAAATAGAAAAAACATAGAAAAAGACTTTAAGATTTTAGAGATGCAGTTAGGACGAGTACCTATGTTATATGATTTTTTTGAAAAAAATATGATAGATCCTAGTGTTATTTTAAAATATAAGAAAACTTATGATGAGATACTAAATACTTTAAAACCTAGTCATAATTTAGGAACTTTATCTAGTATAGAACAAAATTATTTGAAATTTTTATCTTCCTTTTTTACACCAGCTAAAAGAATTCATGAAATGGAAATAATAAACTATCTTATAAGAAATAAATTTGTTGATTTAGAGCAAATAACAGAGTATATTGAAGATAAATATAAACTTAAAGATCAAACATTAAATACTAAAAATGCTTTAGATCATTTAGTTAAACAAATATTTACAAGTTTATCAACAATAAAGGAGTTTTTGCCTATAATTGAAAATAATATAGGAATTTATAAACTTTCAACAATGTTTAAGGATAGTTATGAGAAAAATAAATACTTCAAACTTTTAATAGATGATTTGATAAATTATAATTTATCTTATTGTCTAAAACATTATTTTAATAGTGATGAAATATGTATAGTTAAATATAGAGAATATACAAAACAGGAAGCATTTTGGTGTTTGAACTTAGATTATAATAATGGATATCAAGTAAGTGGATATACAGTCTTTGAGGAAGAAAGAAAAGTCGTATTATTTGTAACTCTAAAAGATGGAGCTTATGACAATAAATTTTTTGATAACAAGACTTTTACATGGTATTCAAAAAATAATCGTTGTTTAAAAAGATCTGGTAAGCTAACAATAGAAGGAAAAATAGCCGAAAATTTTTATAAATTAGAAGTATTTGTAAAAAAAGAATTAAGTGAAAATTTTTATTATTTAGGTCAAGTAAAAGAAGTAGTTGAATTTAAGGAAACATTAAGTAATAAAGGAAATAAATTAGTTGAATATAAATTAAAATTAGAAAATGAAATCGAAGATAGCCTGTATGAATACTTAATAGGCTAG
- a CDS encoding rod shape-determining protein: MKKIFNKVLGIFSEDLGIDLGTSNTLICVRNKGIILNEPSVVALNTKTKDIFEVGDKAKKMLGRTPGSIQTIRPLKNGVIADYEITEKMLRTFYKKVNQKKGMSSPRVIICVPAGVTQVEKRAVIDVTREAGAREAYLIEEPMAAAIGIGLNIFEPEGNLIIDIGGGTSEIAVISLGGIVKTSSFRVAGDKFDTTIIDYVRQKHNLLIGERTAEEIKKTIGAVVELEEDECIEISGRNALNGLPRDIKLYSSEVVEALGDLVQQIIEEVKVILEKTPPELSSDIKRRGIYVTGGGALLRGIDQRIAESLNLTVTISEDPLNAVINGIQTLLKNFGTYKKVLISPESDY; the protein is encoded by the coding sequence ATGAAAAAGATATTTAACAAAGTTTTAGGAATATTTTCAGAAGATCTAGGGATTGATCTTGGGACGTCAAATACACTTATTTGTGTTAGAAATAAAGGAATAATATTAAATGAACCGTCTGTAGTAGCATTGAATACAAAAACAAAAGATATATTTGAAGTTGGAGATAAAGCCAAAAAAATGCTTGGAAGAACTCCTGGAAGTATTCAAACAATAAGACCTCTAAAAAATGGAGTTATTGCTGATTATGAGATTACAGAAAAGATGTTAAGAACCTTTTATAAAAAAGTAAATCAAAAGAAAGGAATGTCAAGTCCTAGAGTTATTATCTGTGTACCAGCAGGTGTTACACAAGTTGAAAAAAGAGCAGTAATAGATGTAACAAGAGAAGCTGGAGCTAGAGAAGCATATTTAATAGAAGAACCTATGGCTGCTGCAATAGGAATAGGGCTAAACATATTTGAACCAGAAGGAAATTTGATTATAGATATTGGTGGAGGAACTTCTGAAATTGCAGTTATTTCTCTTGGAGGAATAGTTAAAACTTCATCATTTAGAGTAGCTGGAGATAAATTTGATACTACAATAATTGATTATGTAAGACAAAAGCATAATTTATTAATTGGAGAAAGAACTGCAGAAGAGATTAAAAAGACAATAGGAGCAGTTGTAGAATTAGAAGAAGATGAATGTATAGAGATCAGTGGTAGAAACGCTTTAAATGGATTACCAAGAGATATAAAACTATATTCATCAGAAGTTGTTGAGGCACTAGGAGATCTAGTTCAACAAATTATAGAAGAAGTTAAAGTAATACTTGAAAAAACACCACCTGAATTATCATCAGATATAAAAAGAAGAGGGATTTATGTAACAGGTGGAGGAGCTCTTTTAAGAGGAATTGATCAAAGAATAGCAGAAAGTTTAAATCTTACTGTAACAATTTCAGAAGATCCATTAAATGCAGTTATCAATGGTATTCAAACTCTTCTTAAGAATTTTGGAACTTATAAGAAGGTTTTAATATCTCCAGAAAGTGATTATTAA
- a CDS encoding phosphatase: MRYPIDLHIHSNNNPHAYSTVEENIRSAQSKNMEVIAITNHGPALQDSPHWWSLMNMRVIPKYVGNLRILKGVEANVIDENGNFDINQRIYDNMDIILCGLHTIEAYGDPKNPIKNTKALINLIRGQKVDIIAHMGNPTFPVEYEMVIEEAVKHGVAIEINNSSLRESRRGSKPNCKKILELCLKHNCTISLGTDSHISYDIGEFDEADNLIEEVGYPKDKIINYSQKNLDDFLNMRKHRKTKVL, translated from the coding sequence TTGAGATATCCTATAGATTTACATATACATAGTAATAATAACCCACATGCATATAGTACGGTAGAAGAAAATATAAGAAGTGCACAAAGTAAAAATATGGAAGTGATTGCAATAACAAATCATGGTCCAGCGTTGCAAGACTCACCACATTGGTGGAGTTTAATGAATATGAGGGTAATTCCAAAATATGTAGGTAATCTAAGAATTTTAAAAGGTGTAGAAGCAAACGTAATTGATGAAAATGGAAATTTTGATATAAATCAAAGAATATATGATAATATGGATATAATCTTATGTGGTTTACATACCATAGAAGCTTATGGAGATCCAAAAAATCCAATAAAAAATACGAAGGCTCTTATTAATCTAATAAGAGGACAAAAGGTTGATATAATTGCTCATATGGGAAATCCAACATTTCCAGTTGAATATGAAATGGTAATAGAAGAAGCTGTAAAACATGGTGTAGCAATTGAAATTAATAATTCATCTTTAAGAGAATCTCGTAGAGGATCAAAACCAAATTGTAAAAAAATATTAGAATTATGCTTAAAACATAATTGTACAATAAGTTTGGGAACTGATTCTCATATTTCTTACGATATTGGCGAATTTGATGAAGCTGATAACTTAATAGAAGAAGTAGGTTATCCTAAAGATAAAATAATTAATTATTCACAAAAGAATTTAGATGATTTTTTAAATATGAGAAAACACAGAAAAACAAAAGTGTTATAA
- a CDS encoding (deoxy)nucleoside triphosphate pyrophosphohydrolase, with amino-acid sequence MKKEIQVVAGIIENEKKEILCTLRPMGKNFENMWEFPGGKIEVGENSVEALKREVKEELNLDIEVGDIFIWVKKEYKEFIISLRCYMCKIKDINQFRLNEHAAFLWLKRENLDSLVWVPTDSIIIKKLRED; translated from the coding sequence ATGAAAAAAGAAATACAGGTAGTAGCTGGTATAATTGAAAATGAAAAAAAAGAAATTTTATGTACTTTACGTCCTATGGGTAAAAATTTTGAAAATATGTGGGAATTTCCAGGGGGAAAAATAGAAGTAGGAGAAAATTCTGTAGAAGCTCTAAAAAGAGAGGTTAAAGAAGAATTAAATTTAGATATAGAAGTTGGGGATATTTTTATTTGGGTTAAAAAAGAATATAAAGAATTTATTATAAGTCTTAGATGTTATATGTGTAAAATAAAAGATATAAATCAATTTAGATTAAATGAACATGCAGCTTTTTTATGGTTAAAAAGAGAAAATTTAGATTCATTAGTATGGGTTCCTACAGATAGTATTATTATAAAAAAATTAAGAGAAGACTAG
- a CDS encoding nitronate monooxygenase, translated as MVNNEVCKLLGIKYPIFQGAMAWIANGNLAGHVSKDGGLGIIAGGGMPCDILRQEIRKAREITSNPIGVNLMLMMPDIENQINVCIEEKVPVVTTGAGNPGPHMEKLKAAGIKVIPVVASVALAKRMAKIGADAVIAEGMEGGGHIGTITTMALVPQVVEAVDIPVIAAGGIASGKQFLAALSLGACAVQVGTKFLVANECTVHENYKKMVLKAKDRSTVSTGNYTGHPVRVIENKFAKEILEMEKQGAPKEEIENMGVGKLRLAVVDGDIDNGSVMAGQVAAMVKEPSSTKEILESLMSELEEEKTKLIERMNSWN; from the coding sequence ATGGTAAATAATGAAGTATGTAAATTATTAGGAATTAAATATCCAATATTTCAAGGGGCAATGGCGTGGATAGCAAATGGTAATCTTGCTGGACATGTATCAAAAGATGGTGGACTTGGTATAATTGCTGGTGGAGGAATGCCTTGTGATATTTTAAGACAAGAAATAAGAAAAGCAAGAGAAATAACTTCTAATCCAATAGGAGTAAATTTAATGCTTATGATGCCAGATATTGAAAACCAAATAAATGTATGTATAGAAGAAAAAGTTCCTGTAGTAACAACAGGGGCTGGAAATCCAGGTCCACATATGGAAAAATTAAAAGCAGCGGGAATTAAAGTTATTCCAGTTGTGGCATCAGTTGCACTAGCTAAAAGAATGGCCAAAATAGGAGCAGATGCTGTAATTGCTGAAGGAATGGAAGGTGGAGGTCATATTGGAACAATAACAACTATGGCTTTAGTTCCTCAAGTAGTAGAAGCAGTAGATATTCCTGTTATTGCAGCTGGTGGTATTGCTAGTGGAAAACAATTTTTAGCAGCATTATCATTAGGAGCTTGTGCAGTACAAGTAGGAACAAAATTCTTAGTTGCAAATGAATGTACAGTTCATGAAAATTATAAAAAAATGGTATTAAAAGCTAAAGATAGATCAACTGTATCTACAGGAAATTATACTGGACATCCTGTAAGAGTTATTGAAAATAAATTTGCAAAAGAAATACTAGAAATGGAAAAGCAAGGTGCTCCTAAAGAGGAAATAGAAAACATGGGAGTTGGAAAGCTAAGACTTGCTGTTGTAGATGGAGATATAGACAATGGAAGTGTTATGGCTGGACAGGTTGCTGCTATGGTAAAAGAACCAAGTAGTACAAAAGAAATATTAGAAAGTTTAATGAGTGAATTAGAAGAAGAAAAAACTAAGCTTATAGAGAGAATGAATTCTTGGAATTAA